A window of the Scandinavium goeteborgense genome harbors these coding sequences:
- the pyrD gene encoding quinone-dependent dihydroorotate dehydrogenase, giving the protein MYYPFVRKALFQLDPERAHEVTFQQLRRVTGTPFEALVRQKVPSKPVTCMGLTFKNPLGLAAGLDKNGECIDAFGAMGFGSIEVGTVTPRPQPGNDKPRIFRLVDAEGLINRMGFNNLGVDNLVENVKKSHFDGILGINIGKNKDTPVEQGKDDYLICMEKVYAYAGYIAVNISSPNTPGLRTLQYGEALDDLLSAIKNKQTELQSVHHKYVPVAVKIAPDLSPEELIQVADSLVRHNIDGVIATNTTLDRSLVQGMKYCDETGGLSGRPLQLKSTEIIRMLSTELKGQLPIIGVGGIDSVMAAREKMAAGASLVQIYSGFIFKGPPLIKEIVTHL; this is encoded by the coding sequence ATGTACTACCCCTTCGTTCGTAAAGCCCTTTTCCAGCTCGATCCTGAGCGCGCTCATGAAGTCACGTTTCAACAATTACGCCGTGTAACTGGCACGCCATTCGAAGCGCTTGTGCGCCAGAAAGTGCCGTCAAAACCGGTCACCTGCATGGGGCTGACGTTTAAAAACCCGCTGGGTTTAGCCGCCGGACTTGATAAGAACGGGGAGTGCATTGATGCATTCGGCGCGATGGGCTTCGGCTCGATTGAAGTCGGTACCGTCACACCGCGCCCGCAACCAGGGAACGACAAACCGAGGATCTTCCGTCTGGTCGATGCCGAAGGTCTCATCAACCGCATGGGCTTTAATAACCTGGGCGTTGATAACCTGGTTGAGAACGTTAAAAAATCCCATTTCGACGGGATCCTCGGTATTAATATCGGCAAAAATAAAGACACGCCAGTCGAGCAGGGCAAAGATGACTATCTGATTTGTATGGAAAAAGTCTACGCCTACGCCGGTTATATTGCGGTCAATATTTCGTCACCGAATACCCCGGGTCTGCGTACGCTGCAATATGGTGAAGCGCTGGACGATTTGCTGTCAGCGATTAAAAATAAACAAACTGAACTGCAATCTGTTCACCACAAATATGTTCCAGTAGCGGTTAAGATCGCCCCGGATCTTTCGCCTGAAGAATTGATCCAGGTGGCCGACAGTTTAGTTCGCCATAATATCGATGGTGTTATTGCGACCAATACCACACTCGATCGTTCCCTCGTTCAGGGAATGAAATACTGTGATGAAACTGGCGGTTTAAGCGGTCGTCCATTACAGCTAAAAAGTACGGAAATTATCCGAATGCTGTCTACCGAATTAAAAGGGCAGTTACCTATTATCGGCGTAGGCGGTATCGATTCGGTGATGGCCGCGCGCGAGAAGATGGCGGCGGGTGCATCGCTTGTTCAGATCTATTCCGGGTTTATTTTTAAAGGCCCACCTCTGATTAAAGAAATCGTTACCCACCTCTGA
- the ssuE gene encoding NADPH-dependent FMN reductase, whose protein sequence is MRVITLAGSPRFPSRSSALLEYARETLSRVDVKVCHWHLQNFEPEDLLYARFDSPALLALIEQLAQADGLIVATPVYKASFSGALKTLLDLLPERALEGKVVLPLATGGTVAHMLAVDYALKPVLNALKAQEILHGVFADDSQVQDYQHKPQFSPNLQKRLDSALETFWQALHRRDIRVPAFHLPQGVAHV, encoded by the coding sequence ATGCGTGTCATTACGTTAGCGGGCAGCCCGCGTTTTCCTTCACGTTCCAGCGCGCTGCTGGAATATGCCAGAGAGACCCTCTCCCGGGTGGACGTCAAGGTCTGTCACTGGCATTTGCAGAATTTCGAACCGGAAGATTTGCTCTATGCGCGTTTTGACAGCCCTGCTCTGCTGGCGCTTATCGAACAACTGGCGCAGGCAGACGGCCTGATTGTCGCCACGCCGGTCTATAAAGCCTCTTTTTCGGGCGCATTAAAAACCCTGCTCGACCTGTTACCGGAACGCGCGCTGGAAGGCAAAGTAGTGCTGCCGCTGGCCACCGGCGGCACCGTGGCGCACATGCTGGCGGTGGATTACGCCCTGAAACCTGTACTCAACGCCCTGAAAGCACAGGAAATCCTGCACGGTGTTTTCGCCGATGACAGCCAGGTTCAGGATTATCAGCACAAACCGCAGTTCAGCCCAAACCTACAAAAACGCCTTGATAGCGCGCTGGAAACCTTCTGGCAGGCGCTGCACCGCCGCGACATCCGCGTTCCGGCCTTCCATCTTCCGCAAGGAGTCGCCCATGTTTAA
- a CDS encoding sulfonate ABC transporter substrate-binding protein — MFNLFRPRIRSLALTGLLTLSAWSHAAEPAPDALRIGYQKGSISMVLAKSHQLLEKRYPTTKFSWVEFPAGPQMLEALNVGSIDLGSTGDIPPIFAQAAGADLVYVGVEPPKPKAEVILVPENSPIKTVADLKGHKVALQKGSSSHNLLLRALQHAGLKFTDIQPIWLTPADARAAFQQGDVDAWTIWDPYYSAALLHGGVRVLADGSELKQTGSFYLASRPYAEKNGAFIEGVLDTFSQADALTISQRQQSTELLAKTMGLPEAVITSYLSHRPPTAIGPVSEETARRQQDTADLFYENHLVPKKVDINSRIWQPTSQPSAAQQGAKS; from the coding sequence ATGTTTAATCTGTTTCGTCCCCGCATTCGCAGCCTGGCGCTGACCGGGTTGCTGACCCTTTCGGCCTGGAGCCACGCGGCAGAACCTGCGCCTGACGCGCTGCGCATCGGTTACCAGAAAGGCAGCATTAGTATGGTGCTAGCGAAAAGCCACCAGCTTCTGGAAAAACGCTACCCGACCACCAAATTCTCGTGGGTAGAATTTCCCGCAGGCCCGCAAATGCTCGAAGCATTGAACGTTGGCAGCATTGATTTGGGCAGTACCGGCGATATCCCGCCTATATTCGCGCAGGCCGCAGGGGCCGATTTAGTTTACGTCGGCGTCGAACCGCCGAAACCGAAAGCGGAAGTGATTCTGGTGCCGGAAAACAGCCCAATCAAAACCGTGGCTGATTTGAAAGGCCATAAAGTGGCGTTACAGAAAGGCTCCAGTTCACACAACCTCTTACTGCGCGCATTACAGCATGCTGGCCTGAAATTTACCGATATTCAACCCATCTGGCTGACGCCCGCCGACGCCCGTGCGGCATTCCAGCAGGGTGACGTTGACGCCTGGACCATCTGGGACCCGTACTATTCCGCCGCGTTATTGCATGGCGGCGTGCGAGTCCTGGCCGACGGCAGCGAGCTGAAGCAAACCGGCTCCTTCTATTTAGCCTCGCGCCCTTACGCTGAGAAAAACGGTGCCTTTATAGAAGGCGTCCTTGACACCTTTAGTCAGGCCGATGCCCTGACGATTAGCCAGCGTCAGCAAAGCACTGAGCTGCTGGCGAAAACGATGGGCCTGCCGGAAGCGGTGATTACCAGCTACCTCAGCCATCGCCCACCGACCGCCATCGGTCCTGTCAGCGAAGAAACAGCCCGTCGCCAGCAGGACACCGCCGATCTGTTTTATGAAAATCACCTGGTGCCGAAAAAAGTCGACATCAATAGCCGCATTTGGCAGCCCACTTCTCAGCCTTCAGCAGCCCAACAAGGAGCTAAATCATGA
- the ssuD gene encoding FMNH2-dependent alkanesulfonate monooxygenase — MSLNMFWFLPTHGDGHYLGSDDNARPVDHGYLQQIAQTADRLGFTGVLIPTGRSCEDAWLVAASMIPVTQRLKFLVALRPSVISPTVAARQAATLDRLSNGRALFNLVTGSDPQELAADGVFLDHTERYEASAEFTHIWRRLLEGETVDFDGKYQKVRGAKLMFPPVQQPRPPLYFGGSSDVAQDLAAEQVDLYLTWGEPPAQVKEKIAQVRAKAAKHGRKVRFGIRLHVIVRETNAEAWEAANRLISRLDDDTIAKAQAAFARTDSVGQQRMAALHGGQRDKLEISPNLWAGVGLVRGGAGTALVGDGPTVAARINEYAALGIDSFVLSGYPHLEEAYKVGELLFPHLDVAIPEIPQPPALQVQGEAVANEFLPRKVAQS; from the coding sequence ATGAGCCTGAATATGTTCTGGTTTTTACCGACGCATGGCGACGGTCACTATCTTGGCAGTGACGATAACGCCCGTCCGGTCGATCACGGTTATCTCCAGCAGATTGCCCAGACCGCAGACCGCCTCGGCTTCACCGGCGTGCTGATCCCAACCGGTCGCTCCTGCGAAGATGCCTGGCTGGTTGCGGCGTCGATGATCCCGGTAACGCAACGGCTCAAATTCCTGGTTGCTCTTCGCCCAAGCGTGATTTCCCCTACCGTCGCCGCCCGCCAGGCCGCGACGCTGGACAGATTATCCAACGGCCGCGCACTGTTTAACCTGGTGACCGGCAGCGATCCGCAGGAATTAGCCGCCGACGGTGTCTTCCTCGATCACACTGAACGCTATGAAGCCTCCGCGGAATTTACGCATATCTGGCGGCGCCTGCTGGAAGGCGAAACCGTCGATTTTGACGGTAAATATCAAAAAGTGCGTGGCGCTAAACTGATGTTTCCACCGGTTCAGCAGCCGCGTCCTCCGCTCTATTTTGGCGGCTCGTCGGACGTGGCACAGGATCTGGCAGCCGAACAAGTTGACCTCTATCTGACCTGGGGCGAACCGCCTGCGCAGGTAAAAGAAAAGATAGCCCAGGTCCGCGCGAAGGCCGCTAAACACGGGCGTAAAGTCAGGTTTGGTATTCGTCTGCACGTGATTGTGCGCGAAACCAATGCCGAAGCCTGGGAGGCTGCCAACCGACTGATTTCCCGCCTCGATGACGACACCATCGCCAAAGCGCAGGCGGCATTCGCCCGCACCGATTCCGTTGGCCAGCAGCGGATGGCGGCCCTGCACGGGGGGCAGCGAGACAAACTCGAAATCAGCCCTAACCTGTGGGCAGGCGTTGGTTTGGTTCGCGGCGGCGCGGGTACGGCGCTGGTGGGCGATGGCCCAACCGTGGCCGCGCGCATTAATGAATATGCGGCCCTGGGTATCGACAGCTTTGTGCTTTCCGGATATCCGCATCTGGAAGAGGCTTACAAAGTGGGTGAACTACTGTTCCCGCACCTGGACGTCGCCATCCCGGAAATCCCTCAGCCGCCTGCATTGCAGGTGCAGGGCGAAGCCGTCGCCAATGAGTTTTTACCGCGCAAAGTCGCGCAGAGTTAA
- the ssuC gene encoding aliphatic sulfonate ABC transporter permease SsuC, translated as MATPANKWLLRVAPWLLPVGIVILWQIASVTGWLSSRILPSPEGVVEAFWSLSASGELWQHLAISSWRALVGFSIGGSIGLILGLISGLSRWGERLLDTSIQMLRNVPHLALIPLVILWFGIDESAKIFLVALGTLFPIYINTWHGIRNIDQGLVEMARSYGLSGPALFWHVILPGALPSIMVGVRFALGLMWLTLIVAETISANAGIGYLAMNAREFLQTDVVVVAIILYALLGKLADVSAQLLERVWLRWNPAYQLKEASV; from the coding sequence ATGGCAACGCCTGCAAATAAGTGGTTGCTCCGCGTTGCCCCCTGGCTGCTGCCGGTGGGCATCGTCATCCTGTGGCAAATTGCCTCGGTGACAGGCTGGCTTTCGAGCCGCATTCTGCCGTCGCCTGAAGGCGTCGTCGAAGCGTTCTGGTCACTTTCAGCCAGTGGCGAACTGTGGCAGCACCTGGCGATCAGCTCGTGGCGGGCCCTGGTAGGTTTCTCTATTGGCGGCTCAATTGGCCTGATTCTCGGGCTTATCAGCGGGCTGTCGCGTTGGGGAGAACGTCTGCTCGATACCTCGATTCAAATGCTGCGCAATGTGCCGCATCTGGCGCTGATCCCGCTGGTGATTCTGTGGTTTGGCATTGATGAAAGCGCCAAGATTTTCCTCGTTGCCCTCGGCACGCTGTTCCCGATTTATATCAATACCTGGCATGGGATCCGCAATATTGACCAGGGACTGGTGGAGATGGCGCGCAGCTATGGTTTATCCGGCCCGGCGCTGTTTTGGCATGTGATCCTGCCCGGCGCCCTGCCCTCGATTATGGTCGGTGTACGCTTTGCGTTGGGCCTGATGTGGCTGACGCTGATTGTTGCGGAGACGATTTCTGCCAACGCCGGGATTGGCTATCTGGCGATGAACGCCCGCGAATTTCTGCAAACCGACGTCGTGGTGGTTGCCATTATTCTTTATGCCCTGCTGGGTAAACTGGCGGATGTTAGCGCGCAATTGCTGGAGCGCGTCTGGCTGCGCTGGAATCCGGCTTACCAATTGAAGGAGGCTTCCGTATGA
- the ssuB gene encoding aliphatic sulfonates ABC transporter ATP-binding protein produces MNTARLNPGIPLLLNNIGKRYGSNTVLNELDLHIPAGQFVAVVGRSGGGKSTLLRLLAGLEKPNAGELLAGNGPLAASQQETRMMFQDARLLPWKTVIDNVGLGLKGKWRDAALEALAAVGLENRAGEWPAALSGGQKQRVALARALIHRPGLLLLDEPLGALDALTRLEMQDLIESLWLSQGFTVLLVTHDVSEAVAMADRVLLIEDGKIGLDLTIDLPRPRRKGSVRLAELEAEVLNRVLKRGGSEQQIKRWASANA; encoded by the coding sequence ATGAATACGGCTCGTCTGAATCCAGGCATCCCGCTGTTGCTGAACAATATTGGTAAACGCTACGGCAGCAATACGGTGCTCAATGAACTCGATCTTCACATTCCAGCCGGGCAGTTTGTGGCGGTAGTTGGGCGCAGCGGCGGCGGGAAAAGTACGCTCCTGCGCTTACTCGCCGGGCTAGAAAAACCCAATGCGGGCGAGCTGCTGGCGGGCAACGGTCCGCTGGCTGCAAGTCAGCAAGAAACGCGCATGATGTTTCAGGATGCGCGGCTGCTGCCCTGGAAAACGGTTATCGATAACGTCGGTTTGGGCCTGAAAGGAAAATGGCGTGATGCGGCGCTGGAAGCACTCGCGGCCGTTGGCCTGGAAAACCGTGCCGGAGAATGGCCTGCGGCGCTTTCTGGCGGTCAAAAGCAGCGAGTGGCCCTGGCGCGAGCGCTGATTCATCGCCCAGGCTTATTGCTGCTGGATGAGCCACTCGGGGCGCTGGATGCGCTGACGCGTCTTGAAATGCAGGATTTGATCGAGTCGTTGTGGCTGTCCCAGGGGTTCACCGTGTTGCTGGTGACGCACGATGTCAGCGAAGCGGTGGCGATGGCCGACCGGGTGCTGTTGATTGAAGACGGGAAGATTGGGCTGGATTTGACGATTGATCTCCCGCGCCCGCGCCGGAAAGGGTCCGTGCGTTTGGCGGAACTGGAAGCGGAAGTGTTGAACCGGGTGTTGAAACGTGGGGGATCGGAGCAACAAATTAAAAGGTGGGCATCGGCGAATGCCTGA